One segment of Deltaproteobacteria bacterium DNA contains the following:
- a CDS encoding CvpA family protein, with protein sequence MNTLDIIFLVLIGASIIYSLIRGLVREIFSFLSIILGFFAASYGSAAMANWLHRWIENETFAQILGFALLFILVAFAISLLGKVLSRLVKKMDLNWANRMGGAAFGFLKAILLIAIILLVLTAFLPSKSKVLSESQVSPIALNIARGLSFLVPENLRTLYGEKEKELKKYWAAKELAVGKQEIKGGKNR encoded by the coding sequence ATGAACACTTTAGATATCATTTTTCTCGTACTCATTGGTGCTTCCATCATTTACAGTCTGATACGGGGACTGGTAAGAGAAATTTTTTCCTTCCTTTCCATCATTCTTGGATTTTTTGCTGCCAGCTATGGTTCCGCGGCCATGGCCAACTGGTTGCATCGCTGGATCGAGAATGAGACGTTTGCCCAAATCCTCGGGTTTGCCCTCCTCTTTATCCTCGTTGCTTTTGCCATCAGTTTGTTGGGTAAGGTACTTTCCAGACTGGTAAAAAAGATGGACTTAAATTGGGCCAATCGGATGGGGGGGGCGGCCTTCGGATTCCTGAAGGCCATCCTGCTTATCGCCATTATCCTGCTCGTCCTAACCGCCTTTTTGCCCTCCAAGAGTAAGGTTCTTTCGGAATCGCAGGTATCTCCCATAGCCCTAAACATCGCCCGGGGGCTTTCCTTTTTGGTCCCGGAAAATCTCCGTACCCTGTATGGAGAAAAAGAAAAAGAGCTTAAGAAATATTGGGCCGCCAAAGAATTAGCCGTAGGGAAACAAGAGATCAAAGGGGGAAAAAATCGATGA